TGTGTGCGCCGTGGACTCTTTCAGCTTCGCCGTGGCTCCCGTCAGCGTTTCCGTGGACCCTGTCAGCTTCGTCGTGGACCCTGTCAGCTTCGCCGGGCCTCTCTGTCTGCCCGGTGACTTCAACACCGTCGGCCTTCTCAGCACGTCGGAAACCGTCGGATGCCTGTAGCCCGTGGCGAGGCGGCGTGTCGCGGTAAGAACCACGCGGGACAGGACACGAGCCGCTTCGGTACGGGCACGACCTCGCGAAATCCGCACGGCACCGGATCGCACCGTCACACGGCGCGGACGTAGCCGGCCGGCACGGCCACCGCGTGATCTGTCGGGGAGGGGAAACCGAAGATCACGTAGTGGCCGTGCCGACGCGGAGTCACGGCCCGGCGATCGAGCGTCGGCGTCTCCAACGGTGGGGCAGATCGCCAAGGAGAAGCTGCTGCTCTCGATGGGCGCGATCCTGGAGGAGGCCACCCCGGAGGAGCGCCGGTTCTTCCTCGGCAAGGTGCCGGCCATCGCCCGGCTGCTGTGGAAAACCGTCGGCCGCCGCCAGTACGCCAAGCGGGTGCGGAGCCTCCGGGGACCGCTGCCGGCGTGAGCCCGGCCAGGTGGCGCCGGGTGAACTCACGGGACGCGCGGCTCACTCCCTGGCTCGGGGAAGGACGGCCGTCATGACCAGGCCGCCGCCTCCGCGCGGGCGGCCCGTGACGTCGCCACCGTGGGCCCGAGCCACGGAGCGCACGATGGACAGGCCCAGGCCCGCGCTCTTCGCCGTGACCAGGCGGTCGGCACCCAGGCGGCGGAAGGGCTTGAAGAGCTCCGGGATGTCGTAGGGCGGTATGGCGGGCCCGGTGTTGCTGACCTCCACCTCGACACGTCCGTCGGGCGTGGTACGGCTGACGACCCGCACCCAGCCGGTGCCGTCGTCGGTGTTGTGCCGGATCCCGTTCTCGACCAGATTGTGCACCAGGCGTTCGAGCAGGAGCGCGTCCCCGCTGGTGGGTGCGGGGCCCGCCGCCTCGTACACGGTGACCTTCGCATCCTCCGCCTGCTGGATGGTCTGCGCGATCACGTGGGACACCACGTCGGCCATGTCCACCGGTGACCGGTCGGCGATCTCGTGCTCGGCGCGGGCCAGCAGCAGCAGTCCCGAGATGAGCTGCTCGTGCCGGGCGTTGATCTCCAGCAGGCTCTCGCCGAGCTGCTGGACGTCGGACGACGCCGCCCTGCGGTGCATGGCCAGCTCGACCAGCGCCCGGTTGAGCGTCAGCGGGGTGCGAAGTTCGTGCGAGGCGTTGGCGACGAACCGGCGCTGACCGTCGAAGGAGTGGTCGAGCCGCTCGACCATGGTGTCGAAGGCGTCGGCGAGCTCCTTCACCTCGTCCTCCGGCCCGCGCAGCGCGATCCTCGCGTGCAGACCGTGGTCGGCGACGGTGGTGACCGCGATCCGCCGCGCCGTGTCGGTCACCCGGTGCAGCGGGGCGAGCACCCGCCCCGCGACCACCCACCCGAGGCCCGCGGCGGCGGCACCGACCACGGCCAGCGCGACCGCCCCCTGGGTGAGCAGCGAGGTGGCCGCGGCGCTGCGCAGTTCCTCCTCCTGCCGCTGCAGCCACTGGACCGCCTCGGGACCGGTGAACAAGTGGCCGTTCGTGTTGATGACGACCATTTCCTTCTGCCCGTCCTTGACTCCCCCGTACCTGTCGGCGAAGGACTGGGCCAGCTGCTGGTTGAACAGCAGGTAGGTCACGCCGAGCAGGGTCAGGCCCGCGGCGAGGAACAGGGCGCCGTACACGAGGGTGAGCCGGATCCTCAGCGTGAGGCGCGGCAACCTGTCGATGATCATGTGATCCGGTATCCCTCCCCCGGCATCGTCTCGATGACCGGCGGCTCCCCGAGCTTGCGCCGGAGCTTGAGTATGGTGAGGCGCACCACGCCGGTGAACGGGTCGGCGTGCTCGTCCCACGCCTTCTCCAGCAGTCGCTCGGCGGAGACGAGCGCCCCGTCGGCGCGCATCAGTTCGGTCAGGACGGCGAACTCCTTCTTCGACAGCGGCACGTACCGTCCGTTCCTGAACACCTCCCGGCGCGCGGGGTCAAGGGTGATCCCGGCCCGCCGCAGCACCGGCGGCACGGCCGGCCGCGAGCGGCGTCCCAGCGCCTGGACACGGGCGGCGAGCTCGGCGAAGGCGAACGGCTTGGCCAGGTAGTCGTCGGCCCCCAGGGACAGCCCGGCCACCCGGTCACCGATCTCCGCGGCGGCGGTGAGCATCAGCACCCGCGCGGTCGACTCCGACTCGACCAGTTCCCGGCAGACGTCGTCGCCGTGCACGAGGGGCAGGTCGCGGTCGAGAACGACCACGTCGTAGTCATTGACCGCGATGCGTTCCAGCGCCGCCTCGCCGTCGTGCGCGGTGTCGACCGCGTGCGTCTCGCCGCGCAGCCACTCGGCTATCGCGCCGGCCAGCATGCGCTCGTCCTCCACCACCAGCACTCGCATCGCGTTTTCGCGCCCCTTCGTCGTGTACGGACAAGGTGATGGTGACGTATGCGGTGTTTGCTCACCGTTAGCACCGATGGAAACGCGACCGAAACGCGCTCTCCTGTTGCATCACCTCTCGAACGGCCGGCGGAGAACCGGCCATCGGAAGAGGAGAAACCCATGAGAGTTCTTGGCGCGCTGGCGCTCGCCCTGGTCCTGACAGGGTGCGGTACGGCCGACACCGGCGCGGACGTGGCGTCCACGGGCGGCGGTGGCGGCAAGCCCGCCGTGAGCAGCGCCGCGCCGAGCCTGGACCAGCACGAGAGGGGACTCAAGTTCGCCCAGTGCATGCGGGAGAACGGCGTCGACATGGCCGACCCCGAACCCGGCAAGGGCGTCACCATCCGGGTCGACAAGAGCGTCGGCAAGGAGACGGTGGACAAGGCCACGGCGGCCTGCAAGGAGTTCTCCCCGATGGGCGGTGCCGGACCGAACGGGCCGGACCCGCAGAGGGCGGAGTCGATGCGCAAGTTCGCGCAGTGCATGCGGGACAACGGCGTGGAGGCCTTCCCGGACCCCGAGAGCGGCGGCGGGCTGCGCATAACCGGGGCCATCGGAGAGGACCCGGACTTCCAGACGGCGCAGGAGAAGTGCTCGAAGGAGTTCCTGCCCGAAGCGGGTCAGGGAGGCTCCTGATGGACACGGCCACGCTCCCCTGGGACGCGGGGAGGCTCCTGACGGACACGATCACGCTCCCCTGGGACACGGGGAGACTCCAGACGGACACGATCACGCTCCCCCTGAGACGCGCCCACCCTCGTCCAACCCGCCAGGAGGGCTTCTGATGGACACGGCCACCCTCGACGACGGGACGGACATGGACGCGTCCTCTCCTCGCTCGCGGCGACGCGGCGGCCGCGGCCGTGGCAAGAAGATCGCCGGACTGGTCGTCGCGGTCGTCATCCTAGGAACGGCCGCCGCGGCCACGAGCGGCATGATCGGTCCGGGCGGCACCGGAACGGACAGGACGGCGGGCCTCCTGCCTCCGGCCACCACCCCGGTGAAGCGGCAGACGCTCACCGACACACGGGACGCCGACGGCGAGCTCGGCTACGGCCCGGCCACCACCGCGGTGAGCCGGCAGCCCGGCACGGTCACCTGGCTTCCGGACAGCGGCGCCCAGGTCACCCGTGGCAAGTCGCTCTACAGGGTGGACAACAAACCGGTGGTGCTGATGTACGGCTCGACGCCGGCCTATCGCGACATGCGGATCGGCACCGAGGGGCCGGACGTCAGACGCCTGGAGCACAACCTCCACAAGCTGGGCTACACCGGCTTCACCGTGGACGACGAGTACACCGACGCCACCGCCTCGGCGGTCATACAGTGGCAGGACGACCGGGGCCTGGAGGAGACCGGCGTCGTCGAGCTCGGCCGGGTCGTCTTCGCCGGCGGCAAGATCCGCGTGGACAGTCTGGAGGCCGAGGCGGGCCAGCCCGTCGCCCCCGGTCAGAAGGTGCTGACCTACACCGGCACCACCAAGGTGGTCACCGTCCAGCTGCAGGCGGAAGATCGGCGGATGGCGAAGAAGGGGGCCAAGGTGTCGGTCACCATGCCCGACGGCGGGAGGGTGGCCGGCAAGGTCACCGAGGTCGCCACGATCATCGAGCCCGGGGAGGGCCCGGACGCGGACCCGGAGACAAGGCTTGAGGCGCTCGTCTCCCTCGGCCGCCAGAAGGCGGCGGCCGGCCTCGACCAGGCCGCGGTGGAAGTGACCTTCACGGCGTCCAGGCGCAAGGACGTGCTGACCGTACCGGTCTCCGCGCTCGTGGCGCTGAAGGAGGGCGGATTCGGCGTCGAGGTCGTCGAGGGCACCGGGTCCCGCTACCTCACGGTGAGGACGGGCCTGTTCTCCGGCGGCCGGGTCGAGATCTCCGGGGACGGTCTCGTCGAGGGCATGACCGTGGGGATGCCGAAATGATCTCGTTGTCGGATGTGACCAGGGTCTACCCGGGCGGGGTCACCGCGCTGGCCTCGGTCTCCCTGGAGATCGGGCGCGGCGAGCTCGTCGCCATCGCCGGCCCCTCCGGCTCGGGCAAGTCGACGATGCTCAACGTCGTCGGCACGCTCGACCTCCCCTCCTCCGGAACCGTACGCATCGACGGGTACGACGTCTCGAAGCTGTCGGACAGCGGGCTCTCCGCGTTGCGGGCGACGCGGATCGGCTTCGTCTTCCAGCACTTCCACCTCGCCGCCAGAATCCCGGCGCTGGACAACGTGGCCGACGGTCTCCTCTACACCGGCCTCGGCCTGTCCGCACGACGGCGCCGGGCCTCGGCCGCACTGGAACGGGTCGGGCTCGGCCATCGCCTCGACCACGAGCCGCACGAGCTGTCCGGCGGTGAGCGGCAGCGCGTCGCCATCGCCCGAGCCGTGGCCGGGGAGCCCCCGCTGCTCCTCGCCGACGAACCGACCGGCGCCCTGGACTCCGTCTCCGGAGCCGGGGTGATGGAACTGCTGCGCGATCTGAACGCCTCGGGCACCACCATCGTGATCATCACACACGACCGGGAGATCGCCGCGAGCCTGCCCCGGCAGGTGCGGATGCGCGACGGCCGGATCGTCTCCGACTCAGCGAACGATTCCGGCCCAGTGAACAATTCCGGTCCAGCGATCGGCTCAGGCCCGGTGATCGGTTCCGGTCCGGTGATCGACTCAGGCTCCCCGGTGATCGGCTCAGGCTTCACAGCCGTTCCCGACTCCGCGGCCTCCTCGACGTCGGCGGCCTCCGCGGCCTCCGCGGCCTCCGCGACGTCAGGGACCCAGGGGACCCAGGGGACCCAGGGGACCCCGGCGGCCGGGTCACCGCGGCGCGCCGGATCCGGGGTGGCGTGATGACCGTGATCGATCGGACAGACCTGCCGAAGCTGGTCCCGGCCAGGATGCGACCGCGCGACGTGATGCGGGTCGGCGCGGTCGGCCTGCGCACCCGCCCGCTGCGGGCGTTCCTGTCCGCGCTCGGAGTGGCCATCGGCATCGCCGCGATGGTCGGCGTGGTCGGCATCTCGTCCTCGTCGGGCGCCGAACTCGACCGTACGCTCTCGGCACTGGGCACGAACCTGCTCACCGTCTCGTCCGGCCGGACACTGCTGGGCGAGACTGCCAAGATGCCGGTGGACGCCGAGGCGATGATCGAGCGGATCGGCCCCGTGGAGTCCGCCTCCGCGGCCGGGCGCGTCGATGACGCCAAGGTCTACCGGTCCGAGGAGATCTCCGAGGCGCAGACCGGGGGGATCTCCACCCATGCCGCCCGCCTCGACCTCCTGTCCACGGTGAGCGCGACGGTGCGCAGCGGCACCTGGCTCAACGGGGCCACCGAACGCTATCCGGCCGTGGTGCTCGGATCACGGGCGGCGGAGCGGCTCGGGGTGGGCGCGGCGGCACCCGACGCCCAGGTGGTCGTCGGCGGCGTACGGTTCACCGTCGTCGGAATCCTCGCCCCGGTGCCGCTCGCCACCGAACTGGACGACGCGGCACTGGTCGGCTGGCCCGTCGCGGAGACGGCACTCGACTTCGACGGGCACCCCACGACCCTCTACACCCGCTCCGACGAGTCGCGGCTGGAGTCCGTCCGCTCGGTCCTGGCCGGTACGGCGAACCCTCAGGCGCCCAACGAGGTCGAGGTCTCGCGCCCGTCCGACGCCCTCGCCGCCAAGCAGGCCACCAGCCAGGCGTTCACCGGGCTCCTCCTCGGGGTCGGCGCGGTCGCGCTGCTCGTCGGCGGCGTCGGGGTGGCCAACACCATGGTCATCTCGGTGCTGGAACGACGCCCGGAGATCGGCCTGCGCCGCTCGCTCGGCGCGACGCGCGGGCAGATCCGCACGCAGTTCCTCGCGGAGTCGCTGCTGCTCTCGGCCCTGGGCGGGGCGGGCGGGATCCTCCTCGGCACCGGCGTCACCGCCGGATACGCGCTCTACCAGGGCTGGCCGGTGGTGCTCCCCGCCTGGGCGACGATCGGCGGCCTCGCGACGACCCTGGTCATCGGCGCCCTCGCCGGCCTCTACCCCGCCGTCCGCGCCTCCCGGCTCTCCCCG
This region of Streptosporangium sp. NBC_01495 genomic DNA includes:
- a CDS encoding sensor histidine kinase → MIIDRLPRLTLRIRLTLVYGALFLAAGLTLLGVTYLLFNQQLAQSFADRYGGVKDGQKEMVVINTNGHLFTGPEAVQWLQRQEEELRSAAATSLLTQGAVALAVVGAAAAGLGWVVAGRVLAPLHRVTDTARRIAVTTVADHGLHARIALRGPEDEVKELADAFDTMVERLDHSFDGQRRFVANASHELRTPLTLNRALVELAMHRRAASSDVQQLGESLLEINARHEQLISGLLLLARAEHEIADRSPVDMADVVSHVIAQTIQQAEDAKVTVYEAAGPAPTSGDALLLERLVHNLVENGIRHNTDDGTGWVRVVSRTTPDGRVEVEVSNTGPAIPPYDIPELFKPFRRLGADRLVTAKSAGLGLSIVRSVARAHGGDVTGRPRGGGGLVMTAVLPRARE
- a CDS encoding response regulator transcription factor, which codes for MRVLVVEDERMLAGAIAEWLRGETHAVDTAHDGEAALERIAVNDYDVVVLDRDLPLVHGDDVCRELVESESTARVLMLTAAAEIGDRVAGLSLGADDYLAKPFAFAELAARVQALGRRSRPAVPPVLRRAGITLDPARREVFRNGRYVPLSKKEFAVLTELMRADGALVSAERLLEKAWDEHADPFTGVVRLTILKLRRKLGEPPVIETMPGEGYRIT
- a CDS encoding efflux RND transporter periplasmic adaptor subunit encodes the protein MDTATLDDGTDMDASSPRSRRRGGRGRGKKIAGLVVAVVILGTAAAATSGMIGPGGTGTDRTAGLLPPATTPVKRQTLTDTRDADGELGYGPATTAVSRQPGTVTWLPDSGAQVTRGKSLYRVDNKPVVLMYGSTPAYRDMRIGTEGPDVRRLEHNLHKLGYTGFTVDDEYTDATASAVIQWQDDRGLEETGVVELGRVVFAGGKIRVDSLEAEAGQPVAPGQKVLTYTGTTKVVTVQLQAEDRRMAKKGAKVSVTMPDGGRVAGKVTEVATIIEPGEGPDADPETRLEALVSLGRQKAAAGLDQAAVEVTFTASRRKDVLTVPVSALVALKEGGFGVEVVEGTGSRYLTVRTGLFSGGRVEISGDGLVEGMTVGMPK
- a CDS encoding ABC transporter permease, which codes for MTVIDRTDLPKLVPARMRPRDVMRVGAVGLRTRPLRAFLSALGVAIGIAAMVGVVGISSSSGAELDRTLSALGTNLLTVSSGRTLLGETAKMPVDAEAMIERIGPVESASAAGRVDDAKVYRSEEISEAQTGGISTHAARLDLLSTVSATVRSGTWLNGATERYPAVVLGSRAAERLGVGAAAPDAQVVVGGVRFTVVGILAPVPLATELDDAALVGWPVAETALDFDGHPTTLYTRSDESRLESVRSVLAGTANPQAPNEVEVSRPSDALAAKQATSQAFTGLLLGVGAVALLVGGVGVANTMVISVLERRPEIGLRRSLGATRGQIRTQFLAESLLLSALGGAGGILLGTGVTAGYALYQGWPVVLPAWATIGGLATTLVIGALAGLYPAVRASRLSPTEALATP